A segment of the Corylus avellana chromosome ca2, CavTom2PMs-1.0 genome:
CATCGACACAAACTTGTTTAGAATTCAATTGAGATAGAATTGTTATTCTCGAAAATCTCAAGtaactataattatatatttcatataattagAATATGTAAAGGAGAAATATTTATACTTgtcaacaattaatttaaagGAGCAATTTGACCCTAGCCTCCACATGTTTTTCTCCAACTTATTAGTTATGGTTTTTTAGTGAATCGTGAGACTATAATTGCTTTGATCCTTACAAGTTTTCATCCATATAATTGATTTCCCTCAATAAAGAGCACAGTTTCCTTCTGAGTATATGACACTATAATTACTTTTGACTCTTTCATGAGTTTGTTGAAGATTTCGTCACATATAACATTCAGTAGGggcactttttctttttctttttagggtgATCATTCAAAGTTAAAAAGGCAAAGAGATGTGATACACATCATCCCCTAATCCTTATcccatttttttactttttaaactcACCATTAAATCTGTAAGGCCATGTGTGAGTCCATATGTGCTCTACAGATCTAATGGTAATATCTAAGCTACTTAAATTGTAGGAGGGCCAAAGGGAACATTTGCCCCTTCTCGCCTCCAATGACTCCGCCTATGCTTGAGATTAACCATATTATATTGATTATCAATCACTCACTTTTTTCATTTAACCAAACCACATTACTCACAAGCGTAGATATTCTAATAAAGTTTAGACTTTTAAGTACTTCACGTACACTTGAAAGTCTAAACTATGAGACATGCTATTTAGCATTTTCTCAGCATTTTGAATTGATTTGGGTAAATTGAACATGGCATATCAGCTAAGaatgctaaataatatttctctttaattattattcttttgggGGAGTGTTTgaactacaaaaacaaaaaggaccTCTTCTATTCTATCCCTAAAATCTACAATGAAATTTCATGTAGAAGATTATAATATCCTAACTTATAAAAAGATGTGCTAAAATCTCCTAATAATCTGTAAAAGATAGGTGGAGTACTTTTTTTAAGGATGGACTTGAATTTACACTTgatcaatttcattaattacTTATGTTTTTCGTacttagaaaaacaaaatctaagaaGATTCTAAGATAGACGCCCAAGCCCATTATAAATTTTGGTTACTTTAATAATTCAATCTAATTAGAACTacaatttattgaattttgaactTGATCAGGAAGTAAATAGTTGGGTAGAGGTGGTGGAAGCAAAATTGAGCTTTCCGCTTTACACTTTCCCCGGTGTCGAAATGACGTCCGACTCTTCTCTATCGTAAGTCATTTCCATCCGGCCTTTGCCTTTGAAAAGTTGAAGGTAGAATCAAGCGGAACTTATCCCaaatcccaaaagcttaagcacCTAACAtgtcaaatatttaattaaaattaaagtgaATTGACGGAGACAATGCTCGAATTCAAGAACTTTCGCTGTAATATCATATAAAATCATCACTtgtttcaaaaagttaaacggataaaaaaatagtaaatttaataatttaattaatattctaataaaagaATCGGATGAGACGAAGGCGGCACGTCGTCTTCGTCTTCTCCCAATGGTTCCAGATCTATAGTTGGCAATCTGCCACAACAACTTTTACTCTTATCATCAATTTGGAAACCCTAATTAGTACCGTGGCGAACCAGCAAATTAGTAATTTCAGGAAGGAAAGTCGAACATCCTTTTTAAGGTTTCCCGAAAGTCTACATCTTTTCACTACCAAAAAACCATTTTTAAGGCCGAAGGTCCATGACAGAAGGCTTCATCTTCACGCCAGGGCCCGCCAATAATTTCACCATTAAGCAAtcatatttgtaaaatttagtaaaaaaaaagcaccaaatttatcttcttttatttcccttttctaGCATTGGGCCCAAACATGATTATGCTTATCCAAAGTCTTTGGTTCCCACTAAGTTAAGCATTGATAAAAGTTCCTaagtgggtttgaaaaaaaaagggttaaaaagATGAACGTTTATGATATGACATCGTATGCACCGTTAAatgtaacaataaaaaaaaaattaaaaaaaatacactgtTAAATACAAGAACGTTTGGAGAGGTGGGTTGGAACATTTGAGGATGACGATGTAATTATAATtagtgggaaaaagaaagaatggatATTTGCTCTAATATGCCTTAATGAAAGAGTAGTAAAGCCAAGAACTAAGGTTGTTGTGGGGCATATATGATGCAGTAGTTGTCTGTTTTTGTTGAGTTCACTTAAAGCCAATCATCCAATCAAATGCAGTGACCAATCAAACAGCAACAGCACcacaaacaacaagaaaaacaaagagcAGCAGCTATTTTTATAGAGAATCTTGGAAAGGTTGTTGAAAGCATAGGCCTGAATTCATGTACATGTGAAGGGATAAGGGATAAAAAGGAataggttaaaaaaatatagtaaaataaataaaaactggATATATATCAATGTATCATGCATATGCTCTTTGAAGAACATGGAGTCCTATCTCTCTGCTATCATATAATACCAACTTAAAATATCTTTGGAGAAAGAGACGTTGGATTTTTCAGCTTTTATTGCCTACATGTGGCATCTGTACGTTTTTCCAATTATCTTCAACAAGAGAAAATCTATCAAAGGATGGATCTCAGAATTATGTAGATGTGACATGGCTTCTAAGTACTTCCACATCATCCCACTTTGAGCTTAGCGACGTTGAAAATGTAGGCTTATGTGTGCAATTGGCTCTGTTTTTTCTTCTGCGCACTGAAATCTTGTCCATCCCGtcgatatatataaaataaatcatcatACATGAATTAtctgaacatatatatatagattagaTTTGTCCAATGAGATGCAACCATGTCATCTGTATTCCCTTTacatatttaaggaaattttgcATTATCCGTGACGTTCACCGCCCTTAtcccttttttgttgttgcaagTTTGCTTTTAAGAGTGAGATCTACTCCAAGTTTGCGTCATTTAGTGTAAGGGCCGACTGACACACTGAGTATGAGACCAGATGCAGTTCATTGAGTATGAGATCGAATATGTTGCAGCTTTGTCATCAGGTCACTGCCCGTAGGAAATGACGATCTATAAGCTGGAACATAatattaagtcattgaatattAATAGATGAGTGGAGCTGCCAAAAAAGAAATGGCTACCATTGAGTCATTGACGATAAAGTGGGCCTTCATGGATGTCGGTTATTGAGTGTGGTGGTATGTTACGATCGTAAGTGTCTCACATGgcttaagtacaatcttaaccatgtatatataatttcatgGGCGTCCTCTCCTTGCAAGCCGGTTTTCAATTTGTGAGTCGGTTTGTATCAAAGTTTCGAAagtaaaaacaatatttatacATGTTAATCATTCTgatgaatgtttttattataacAAAAGATTTTCTTAGTTTAATTAATGGGATATTAATGACATTTAAATTGGTTTAAAACATTttcgaattgaaaaaagaataatgacTAATTTAAGTGAAAAGAAGTAAGGAGTAATTGAGAGAGAAGTAAAGGAAACGGAAACACAAGTGAAAAGAGTGCGACTTTATTTGCTGTATGCATATATAGTCGGCACAAGAGGCAGGAATTTGAGCGTTTTCTCCTCAGAGAGTAAAACTTATTACATCTCTCTGAGAGTTTTTACTCTTTCCAAGGGGAAAAAAGACTGAAAGAAAGACGAAATGAATCTTTAAGATCTGGAAGTTATTGCAAGAACTTGAGAAAGCTACAATGGATGGTGTGGTTCAGTTGCAGAAGCAGTTGGTTGACTATACAGCCTCACTCTTTCATGAGGTCAGTAGACATGAACTGTATATGCTCATTCCAGAGAAGCAGgaaaataaattgattttttatctgCCTTTTTTGTTATACTCTTTGTCTTCTTGGGTTGGGTTTTGATGCTAAGTTTTTTCTGTGTGAATAGGGATTTCTGGATGAGCAGTTTAACCAGCTTCAGCAGCTGCAAGATGAAAGCAACCCAGATTTTGTGGTTGAAGTTGTGTCTCTCTTCTTTGAGGATTCTGAGAGGCTTCTCAATGAACTGGGAAAAACCCTGTAAGGACAAACAAGCCTTCCATCTTTTTCAACAATTCTCTTTTGTGccttgttgattttttttttctttctgggttTGGTTTTACGTTGAAAGTTTTGTGTTAATGTagttgggcttcttttttttttttttttctatcttatTTAGGGAACAGAAAACTGTCGATTTTAAAAAGGTGGATGCCCATGTTCACCAGTTGAAGGGTAGCAGCTCCAGGTAACTCTtttgttttaccttttttttctcccttcaAAGGCTCATTTTGCTTGGATGAAAGTCATTTTCCAAGTATTTCAGTTGGTTAGCTCCTTAGACAAGATCAAAGCAGTTGGTATTGTTCTTGTATAGGTGGGTGATAGATTAGACTTGTTTTCTACTATTGTTTCCACTTTCAGAGCCATTTTTGTCTAGCATGAGAAGAAGCACATGTGCTTCAATGCTTCCAACTATTTCCTGACTTGGGTGAATAAGTTAAAATCAGCTGATCCAGATCTGGAAAACAATCCCAGAAAAATGAGAGTTTAAAGCCCATTTGGGTGATAATTGACTTGCTGTTTATCAATGAGGCACAAAGGAACTATTTAGTTCCAACACTCTTGCCCCACATGAAGGAAAAACTCATTTAACACCATCACCTTGCCACAATCATTAAGGAATGTATCCAGACATATTTTGTAATGAAACAAAAGAATCCTGCTATGGGAAAAGGgaaacttttttcctttttcttcaacCAGATTTTCACTAGGAACTTGGTTCTTTCATGACAGTATTGGTGCACAGAGGGTTCAAAAACTCTGCATTGCCTTCAGGAATTGCTGCGAGGAGCTGAATACTGAAGGGTAAGTTTCTTACCACCCCATAGCAAAAACATGCTTTTATCTTAAGTTTGTGGAAATTATTTGTATTCTAATAGAGTAAAAGCCTTGGAATAGGTGTCTTAAATGTCTGCAACAAGTAAAGCATGAGTATTCTCTTGTGAAAAACAAGCTGGAAACTCTGTTCAAGGTAAGGAGAAGATCTTGCAGAGAACTTAATTATATGGCTATTTCAGCTTCTTTGTCTCCTACCCTCATTTTTCTACTTGTTTGCTTGTAGCTTGAGCAACAGACTATTGCTGCAGGTGGTTCAATTCCTACTTTGTGAGATCAAGTAAAGCTATCAGAGCAAGAGACCACATGGGGTTTTcgatttgtaaaaaatttctttaatttctttcttctattaGTCTAAGTTTCTGAAGGTTTGTATGAACTTTAGAGCTAGAGCATGTTTCATATTCACTCTAAGATCAATGATAAAGAATGTGAATAAATCCTTCCTCTTTTGCTCTCCATACTATAGCAATGCTTCTTATTATTATAACTGTTCTGCAATgtctacaaaaacaaaggaCAGTTTTGAAAAGGCCTATGGTTGTGGTTGCAAGCCTTCTCAAACATTCCTCTAGATATATTCATGATTATAAATCgagttatttagtagattattataCGCCTGCCATAAAACTTAATGATGTAGCAGCAAAAATCAGCCATTGAATCAAGTCATGTATGAGGCTAGAAATCCCATTAGTTGTGCAGAATAGTACAATGGAGAATAATGGAGGCTGCCTAGTCAAAGCAAATATGCCTCTATTTTCTTTGGGAAAGACAACATTTGAA
Coding sequences within it:
- the LOC132170939 gene encoding histidine-containing phosphotransfer protein 1-like, translating into MDGVVQLQKQLVDYTASLFHEGFLDEQFNQLQQLQDESNPDFVVEVVSLFFEDSERLLNELGKTLEQKTVDFKKVDAHVHQLKGSSSSIGAQRVQKLCIAFRNCCEELNTEGCLKCLQQVKHEYSLVKNKLETLFKLEQQTIAAGGSIPTL